From Aquabacter sp. L1I39, the proteins below share one genomic window:
- a CDS encoding sulfate transporter family protein, with protein sequence MLSDALTAFGQVFSPLLRGVLVKSVLLALALVVVLAIGLNLLLEQMMVLPYPWLETTIAIMVGIGSVVGALYMVPAVSAVVAGLFLDDVAEAVEKASYPGEPVGTPQPVARSVLYSLRFFGIVLAVNLAALLLLLVPGVNVIAFFLANAYLLSREYFEMAAMRYASPEEARALRQANATTVFVAGMLMTPLLMVPILNLITPVFGTAFMVHLHKRLSPALMRAPAAARLR encoded by the coding sequence ATGCTTTCCGATGCCCTGACCGCCTTCGGGCAGGTGTTCTCGCCGCTGCTGCGCGGTGTGCTGGTCAAGTCCGTCCTGCTGGCGTTGGCGCTGGTGGTGGTGCTGGCCATCGGCCTCAATCTGCTGCTGGAACAGATGATGGTGCTGCCCTATCCGTGGCTGGAGACCACCATCGCCATCATGGTGGGCATCGGCTCCGTGGTGGGGGCGCTCTATATGGTGCCGGCGGTCTCGGCCGTGGTGGCCGGCCTCTTCCTCGACGACGTGGCAGAGGCGGTGGAAAAAGCCTCCTATCCCGGCGAGCCGGTGGGCACGCCCCAGCCGGTGGCGCGCTCGGTGCTCTATTCCTTGCGCTTCTTCGGCATTGTGCTGGCGGTGAACCTTGCCGCCCTGCTGCTGCTGCTGGTGCCCGGCGTGAACGTCATCGCCTTCTTCCTGGCCAACGCCTATCTGTTGAGCCGGGAATATTTCGAGATGGCCGCCATGCGCTATGCCTCCCCGGAAGAGGCGCGGGCGCTGCGGCAGGCCAATGCCACCACCGTGTTCGTGGCGGGCATGCTGATGACGCCGCTTCTGATGGTGCCCATCCTCAACCTCATCACGCCGGTGTTCGGCACCGCCTTCATGGTGCACCTGCACAAGCGCCTGTCGCCCGCTTTGATGCGCGCGCCCGCCGCCGCGCGGCTGCGCTGA
- a CDS encoding NADPH-dependent FMN reductase: MKWVVWVGSVRKGSYNAAIARSLQALAPEGVTVELLPSVAELPIYDADIQAQGFPQEVTGLGATLKGADGVIIVTPEYNYSVPGGLKNAIDWVSRLPDAPLKGKPVLIQSASMGVLGGARAQYHLRQIMVFLDAFVMNVPEVMVGQAQKKIDESGTLTDEGTRDFIASQLKAFKAYVERVRA, encoded by the coding sequence ATGAAATGGGTCGTCTGGGTCGGCAGCGTCCGCAAGGGGTCCTACAACGCCGCCATTGCGCGCTCCCTGCAAGCGCTGGCGCCCGAGGGCGTCACGGTGGAGCTTCTGCCTTCTGTCGCAGAGCTGCCCATCTATGATGCCGACATCCAGGCCCAGGGCTTTCCGCAGGAGGTCACCGGCCTCGGCGCCACCCTGAAGGGCGCGGACGGCGTCATCATCGTGACGCCGGAATACAATTACTCCGTCCCCGGTGGCCTGAAGAACGCCATCGACTGGGTCTCCCGCCTCCCCGATGCCCCGCTGAAGGGCAAGCCGGTGCTCATCCAGTCCGCCTCCATGGGGGTGCTGGGCGGGGCGCGGGCGCAATATCACCTGCGCCAGATCATGGTTTTCCTCGACGCCTTCGTGATGAACGTGCCCGAGGTGATGGTGGGCCAGGCGCAGAAGAAGATCGACGAGAGTGGCACCCTCACCGACGAGGGCACGCGCGATTTCATCGCCAGCCAGTTGAAGGCCTTCAAGGCCTATGTGGAGCGCGTGCGGGCCTGA
- a CDS encoding universal stress protein: protein MIQNIKSVLVGLTEEGREEPSSALGYGMSLASQAQAHITVQAAAVKLVLTHAMVSNMAATLVNAENRRIGALAEAVAERARGDAVAAGVGCSVEAPQLSYADLLDAFVKQARVHDLAVIDAEEATIDIDRGLIEQVVFESGRPLIVVPAGCDTFSAKRIVIAWDGSAPAVRAVNDAMPLLRAAEAVEILSIAPEKTLKRTVPGAELAPHLARHGVNVSVNAVPADGDVASQLQAEASLFRADLLVLGAFNHSLLREWLIGGVTQALLKDSKLPLFLSH, encoded by the coding sequence GTGATCCAGAACATCAAGAGCGTACTTGTCGGGTTGACGGAAGAGGGCCGCGAGGAGCCGTCCTCGGCGCTGGGCTACGGCATGTCGCTCGCTTCCCAGGCGCAGGCGCACATCACGGTGCAGGCGGCCGCGGTCAAGCTGGTGCTGACCCATGCCATGGTCAGCAACATGGCCGCGACGCTGGTGAATGCCGAGAACCGGCGCATCGGCGCCCTGGCCGAGGCGGTGGCGGAGCGGGCGCGGGGGGATGCGGTGGCGGCCGGCGTCGGGTGCTCCGTGGAAGCCCCGCAATTGTCCTATGCCGACTTGCTGGACGCCTTCGTCAAGCAGGCCCGCGTTCATGACCTCGCCGTGATCGATGCGGAGGAGGCCACCATCGACATTGATCGCGGCCTGATCGAGCAGGTGGTGTTTGAGAGCGGCCGTCCGCTGATCGTGGTGCCGGCGGGCTGCGACACCTTCTCGGCCAAGCGCATCGTCATCGCCTGGGACGGCAGCGCCCCCGCGGTGCGGGCGGTGAACGACGCCATGCCCCTCCTGCGCGCCGCAGAGGCGGTGGAGATTCTGTCCATCGCGCCCGAAAAGACGCTGAAGCGTACCGTTCCGGGCGCGGAGCTTGCCCCCCACCTCGCGCGTCACGGCGTCAATGTCTCCGTCAATGCGGTGCCGGCCGACGGCGACGTGGCCAGCCAGTTGCAGGCCGAGGCCTCCCTGTTCCGCGCTGACCTGCTGGTGCTCGGCGCCTTCAATCACTCGCTGCTGCGCGAATGGCTCATCGGCGGCGTGACCCAGGCGCTGCTGAAGGACAGCAAACTGCCCCTGTTCCTCTCCCACTGA
- a CDS encoding MarC family protein, with protein MTDDLNLLVTQFVTLWAVLEPISHLSMFMAVTSELSNKGRRRAAVLATFFAFLILVFFIVVGQALLEAMGISILSFQVAGGLILFVYAMTMIFTEMGKPQALEIDEDKHLAAMAVYPLATPVIAGPGAILSVMILANNNRHSIHDQVITITVVAALMVIMLVLFFLAKYLLMVIRQSGANLIRRIMGIILAALAVDIVLTSLAKWLNLPPI; from the coding sequence ATGACGGATGATCTCAATCTGCTGGTGACGCAGTTCGTGACGCTGTGGGCGGTGCTGGAGCCCATCAGCCATTTGTCCATGTTCATGGCGGTGACCTCCGAGCTGTCGAACAAGGGACGTCGGCGGGCGGCGGTGCTGGCCACCTTCTTCGCCTTCCTCATCCTGGTCTTCTTCATCGTGGTGGGTCAGGCGCTGCTGGAGGCCATGGGCATCTCCATCCTGTCCTTCCAGGTGGCCGGCGGGCTCATCCTGTTCGTTTATGCCATGACCATGATCTTCACCGAGATGGGCAAGCCGCAGGCGCTGGAGATCGACGAGGACAAGCACCTGGCCGCCATGGCGGTCTATCCGCTGGCCACCCCTGTCATCGCCGGGCCCGGGGCCATCCTCTCGGTGATGATCCTGGCCAACAACAACCGGCATTCCATCCATGACCAGGTCATCACCATCACGGTGGTGGCCGCCCTCATGGTCATCATGCTCGTGCTGTTCTTCCTGGCCAAATACCTGCTGATGGTGATCCGCCAGTCCGGCGCCAATCTGATCCGCCGCATCATGGGCATCATCCTGGCGGCGCTGGCGGTGGACATCGTCCTCACCTCGCTCGCCAAGTGGCTGAACCTGCCACCCATCTGA
- a CDS encoding sulfite oxidase-like oxidoreductase: MSDETEGSAPSALPTKLTRTKERWAEEGKFLTGRVARPESDRLPPGQHLVKDWPVLDLGLQPMLPPSRWRLDVDGLVENPIHWDLDAFKAAPQSTEVTDIHCVTTWSRYDNRWEGVRTRDLMDLVRPRAEAHFVLLYSYDGYTTNLPLEDFAAPDAMLVHSWEGEPLTRAHGGPVRLVVPHLYFWKSAKWLKRIEFLPADKLGFWEERGYHERGDPWTEQRYSE; encoded by the coding sequence ATGAGCGATGAGACAGAGGGGAGCGCCCCATCGGCCCTCCCCACCAAGCTGACCCGCACCAAGGAGCGCTGGGCGGAGGAGGGCAAGTTCCTCACCGGCCGCGTGGCGCGCCCCGAATCCGACCGCCTGCCGCCGGGCCAACATCTGGTGAAGGACTGGCCGGTGCTGGATCTCGGCCTCCAGCCCATGCTGCCGCCGAGCCGCTGGCGGCTCGACGTGGACGGGCTGGTGGAGAATCCCATCCACTGGGACCTCGACGCCTTCAAGGCCGCGCCCCAATCCACCGAGGTCACCGACATCCACTGCGTCACCACCTGGTCGCGCTATGACAATCGCTGGGAAGGCGTGCGCACCCGTGACCTGATGGACCTGGTGCGCCCGCGCGCCGAGGCCCATTTCGTACTGCTCTATTCCTATGACGGCTACACCACCAATTTGCCGCTGGAAGACTTCGCCGCGCCCGATGCCATGCTCGTCCATAGTTGGGAAGGCGAGCCGCTCACTCGCGCCCATGGCGGGCCGGTGCGGCTCGTGGTGCCGCACCTCTATTTCTGGAAGAGCGCCAAGTGGCTGAAGCGCATCGAATTCCTGCCCGCCGACAAGCTCGGCTTCTGGGAGGAGCGCGGCTATCACGAGCGCGGCGATCCGTGGACCGAGCAGCGCTATTCCGAGTAA
- a CDS encoding esterase-like activity of phytase family protein: MMTLSPLRRTLIASAAALGLLTAGPAFAQQGQTSPIQASQIQGTQIRVPTPLVAKGAGDAPVTTEGQAFQNLGLVGVARVPADVLDFMGDTLGSMSGMAIAPGTWRKEGDTYRATLYSLPDRGRNSPDEGEYVDYANRLMSFDLAFVPGQAFTLTPTGGIALKDFEGRPTTGADPADGTRMEAGHTFPSPKPGALGAGKVSLDAEAIAMRADGSFYVSDEYGPGIYLFGPGGRMKGAIDPGPALAPMTGGALNFNSTKAPDTGRRNNQGLEALAVTPDGRKLVAVLQSATIQDSSASKDQTNRANTRILVYDIAADPTPKAPVAVYALTLPVYASRGDGKIDRTAAQSEMVALDDHRFLILARDGNGLGSKPGPEVFKAVLLVDVSGATNLAGTDYETTTRPIAPAQDGRNVLDPSIRPATADVLVNLLNPDDLGKFGLNIHNETPDENTLSEKWEAMALVPALDPQAPDTFFLFVGNDNDFLTRHGVMQGKPYADKIDNATTVLAYRLRLPGVKLAP, from the coding sequence ATGATGACCCTTTCCCCCTTGCGCCGCACCCTGATTGCCAGCGCCGCTGCGCTCGGCCTTCTCACCGCAGGCCCGGCCTTCGCCCAGCAGGGGCAGACATCGCCGATCCAGGCCAGCCAGATCCAGGGCACGCAGATCCGGGTGCCCACCCCGCTCGTCGCCAAGGGCGCGGGGGATGCGCCGGTGACGACGGAAGGCCAGGCGTTCCAGAATCTCGGCCTGGTGGGCGTTGCCCGGGTGCCGGCCGATGTGCTGGACTTCATGGGCGACACGCTCGGCTCCATGTCCGGCATGGCGATTGCGCCGGGCACCTGGCGCAAGGAGGGTGATACCTACAGGGCCACCCTCTATTCGCTGCCCGACCGGGGGCGCAACAGCCCGGACGAGGGCGAGTATGTGGATTATGCCAATCGGCTGATGTCCTTCGACCTCGCCTTCGTCCCAGGCCAAGCCTTCACCCTGACGCCCACCGGGGGCATCGCGCTGAAGGATTTCGAGGGGCGTCCCACGACGGGCGCTGATCCGGCCGACGGAACCCGCATGGAAGCCGGCCACACCTTTCCGTCGCCCAAGCCCGGCGCGCTGGGCGCGGGGAAAGTCTCCCTGGACGCGGAGGCCATCGCCATGCGCGCCGATGGCAGCTTCTATGTGAGCGATGAATACGGGCCGGGCATCTATCTGTTCGGTCCCGGTGGCCGCATGAAGGGGGCAATCGACCCCGGCCCGGCATTGGCGCCAATGACCGGCGGCGCACTCAATTTCAATTCCACCAAGGCACCCGACACCGGCCGGCGCAACAATCAAGGCCTGGAGGCGCTGGCGGTGACACCGGACGGCCGCAAGCTGGTGGCCGTGCTCCAGAGCGCCACCATCCAGGATTCCTCCGCCTCAAAGGACCAGACCAACCGGGCCAACACCCGCATCCTCGTCTATGACATCGCCGCCGACCCGACGCCGAAGGCGCCGGTGGCGGTCTATGCCCTCACCTTGCCGGTTTATGCCTCCAGGGGTGACGGCAAGATCGACCGCACCGCCGCCCAGTCGGAAATGGTGGCGCTCGATGACCACCGCTTCCTGATCCTCGCCCGCGATGGCAACGGGCTCGGCTCCAAGCCCGGGCCGGAAGTGTTCAAGGCGGTGCTGCTGGTGGATGTGAGCGGCGCCACCAATTTGGCTGGCACCGATTACGAGACCACCACCCGCCCCATCGCCCCGGCGCAGGACGGGCGCAACGTGCTCGACCCTTCCATCCGCCCCGCCACGGCTGACGTCCTGGTGAACCTGCTCAATCCCGACGACCTCGGGAAATTCGGCCTCAACATCCACAACGAGACGCCGGACGAGAACACCCTGTCGGAGAAGTGGGAGGCCATGGCGCTGGTGCCGGCGCTGGATCCGCAGGCGCCCGACACCTTCTTCCTGTTCGTGGGCAACGACAACGACTTCCTCACCCGCCACGGCGTGATGCAGGGCAAGCCTTATGCGGACAAGATCGACAATGCCACCACGGTGCTCGCCTATCGCCTGCGCCTGCCGGGGGTGAAGCTCGCGCCGTGA